A single genomic interval of Gemmatimonadaceae bacterium harbors:
- a CDS encoding class I SAM-dependent methyltransferase gives MPVIAFRPDKVRQSMSQCRHPRGWLGRLSVWSMNRRHSALTDWGLQQVSIGVGDTILDVGCGGGRTVAKLAVRAPEGHVYGIDVAPASIAVSRRTNRQAIEAGRVSIEEASASALPFARDTFDLVTAVETHFWWQSLGDGMRDICRVLKPRGRLVLIAEFYNGGRHARYAERLGRITGMAALDVGQHQALFTDAGFTDVRVAEDAPRGWICALGAKPQE, from the coding sequence ATGCCCGTCATCGCGTTCCGCCCCGACAAAGTTAGGCAATCGATGTCGCAGTGCCGCCACCCGCGCGGCTGGCTCGGTCGACTCTCGGTGTGGTCGATGAATCGGCGGCATTCGGCGCTCACCGATTGGGGACTGCAACAGGTATCGATCGGGGTGGGCGACACCATTCTGGACGTGGGCTGCGGCGGTGGACGGACGGTGGCAAAGCTGGCGGTGCGCGCGCCGGAGGGGCACGTCTACGGCATCGACGTTGCGCCGGCGAGCATCGCCGTGTCTCGCCGGACGAACCGGCAGGCAATCGAGGCGGGGCGGGTCTCGATCGAGGAGGCGTCGGCGTCGGCACTTCCGTTCGCGCGCGACACGTTCGACCTGGTGACCGCCGTCGAGACGCATTTCTGGTGGCAGTCGTTAGGCGACGGCATGCGTGACATCTGTCGCGTGCTCAAACCGCGCGGCCGCCTCGTGCTCATCGCCGAGTTCTACAACGGCGGTCGGCACGCCCGGTACGCCGAGCGGTTGGGGCGCATCACGGGCATGGCGGCGCTCGACGTCGGCCAGCACCAGGCGCTGTTCACCGATGCCGGATTCACAGACGTTCGGGTCGCCGAAGATGCGCCGCGCGGATGGATCTGCGCGCTCGGCGCAAAGCCACAGGAGTGA
- a CDS encoding secondary thiamine-phosphate synthase enzyme YjbQ, with translation MKTHTTYLTFNTKRRQEIIDITDEVEQCRAAAGIADGFVLVSAMHISASVFVNDHEPGLWQDILAWLEQSIAPWDPKRYRHNETGEDNAAAHLRSLAIGHEVIVPVTGGRLDLGPWQRIFYGEWDGRRPKRMILKAMGE, from the coding sequence ATGAAGACGCACACCACGTATCTCACGTTCAACACGAAACGCCGGCAAGAAATCATCGACATCACCGATGAAGTCGAACAGTGTCGCGCCGCCGCCGGCATCGCCGATGGCTTCGTACTCGTGTCCGCGATGCACATCTCGGCGTCTGTGTTCGTGAACGACCACGAGCCGGGGTTGTGGCAAGACATTCTCGCCTGGCTCGAGCAGTCGATCGCACCCTGGGACCCCAAGCGATACCGGCACAACGAGACGGGCGAGGATAATGCAGCGGCGCACCTGCGCTCGCTCGCCATCGGCCACGAGGTGATCGTGCCGGTCACCGGCGGCCGCCTCGACCTCGGCCCGTGGCAGCGCATTTTCTACGGCGAATGGGACGGGCGCCGGCCGAAGCGCATGATCCTCAAGGCCATGGGTGAATAA